A region from the Papio anubis isolate 15944 chromosome 6, Panubis1.0, whole genome shotgun sequence genome encodes:
- the MRS2 gene encoding magnesium transporter MRS2 homolog, mitochondrial isoform X2, whose product MECLRSLPCLLPRAMRVPRRTLCALALDLTSVARPVAACGRAANLVGRSRAAQLCGPGRLRVAGEVHRLRTSDVSQATLASVAPVFTVTKFDKQGNVTSFEKKKTELYQELGLQARDLRFQHVMSITVRNNRIIMRMEINTLQGKLSILQPLILETLDALVDPKHSSVDRSKLHILLQNGKSLSELETDIKIFKESILEILDEEELLEELCLSKWSDPQVFEKSSAGIDHAEEMELLLENYYRLADDLSNAARELRVLIDDSQSIIFINLDSHRNVMMRLNLQLTMGTFSLSLFGLMGVAFGMNLESSLEEDHRIFWLITGIMFMGSGLIWRRLLSFLGRQLEAPLPPMMAPLPKKTLLADRSMELKNSLRLDGLGSGRGILTNR is encoded by the exons ATGGAATGCCTGCGCAGTttgccctgcctcctgccccgCGCGATGAGAGTTCCCCGGCGGACGCTGTGTGCCCTGGCCTTGGACTTGACCTCTGTGGCGCGTCCCGTTGCTGCCTGCGGCCGCGCAGCCAACTTGGTTGGAAGGAGCCGGGCGGCGCAACTTTGCGGGCCGGGCCGGCTCCGCGTGGCAG GTGAAGTGCACCGGTTAAGAACTTCTGATGTCTCTCAAGCCACTTTAGCCAGTGTAGCCCCGGTATTTACTGTG aCAAAATTTGACAAACAGGGAAATGTTACTTCTTTTG aaaagaagaaaactgaattaTACCAAGAGTTAGGTCTTCAAGCCAGAGATTTGAGATTTCAGCATGTAATGAGTATCACAGTCAGAAACAATAGGATTATCATGAGAATggag ATCAACACCCTTCAGGGGAAACTTAGCATTTTGCAGCCACTGATCCTTGAGACCTTAGACGCTTTGGTGGACCCCAAACATTCTTCTGTAGACAGAAGCAAACTGCACATTTTACTACAGAATGGCAAAAG TCTATCAGAGTTAGAAACagatattaaaattttcaaagagtCAATTTTGGAGATCTTGGATGAGGAAGAGTTGCTAGAAGAGCTCTGTCTATCAAAATGGAGCGACCCGCAAGTCTT tGAAAAGAGCAGTGCTGGGATTGACCATGCAGAAGAGATGGAGTTGCTGTTGGAAAACTACTACCGATTGGCTGACGATCTCTCCAATGCAGCTCGGGAGCTTAGGGTGCTGATTGATGATTCACAAAGTATTATTTTCATCAATCTGGACAG CCACCGTAACGTGATGATGAGGTTGAATCTACAGCTGACCATGGGAACCTTCTCTCTTTCGCTCTTTGGACTAATGGGAGTTGCTTTTGGAATGAATTTGGAATCTTCCCTTGAAGAG GACCACAGGATTTTTTGGCTGATTACAGGAATTATGTTCATGGGAAGTGGCCTTATCTGGAGGCGCCTGCTTTCATTTCTTGGACGACAGCTAGAAGCTCCATTGCCTCCTATG aTGGCTCCTTTACCTAAAAAGACTCTTCTGGCAGATAGAAGCATGGAATTGAAAAACAGCCTCAGACTGGATGGACTTGGATCAGGAAGGGGCATCCTAACAAACCGTTAG
- the MRS2 gene encoding magnesium transporter MRS2 homolog, mitochondrial isoform X3, whose protein sequence is MECLRSLPCLLPRAMRVPRRTLCALALDLTSVARPVAACGRAANLVGRSRAAQLCGPGRLRVAGEVHRLRTSDVSQATLASVAPVFTVTKFDKQGNVTSFEKKKTELYQELGLQARDLRFQHVMSITVRNNRIIMRMEKYSLLLGSVASILQNSVCFMERQTEQWLFRELPSQLSGEGQLVTYPLPFEFRAIEALLQYWINTLQGKLSILQPLILETLDALVDPKHSSVDRSKLHILLQNGKSLSELETDIKIFKESILEILDEEELLEELCLSKWSDPQVFEKSSAGIDHAEEMELLLENYYRLADDLSNAARELRVLIDDSQSIIFINLDSHRNVMMRLNLQLTMGTFSLSLFGLMGVAFGMNLESSLEEDHRIFWLITGIMFMGSGLIWRRLLSFLGRQLEAPLPPMMAPLPKKTLLADRSMELKNSLRLDGLGSGRGILTNR, encoded by the exons ATGGAATGCCTGCGCAGTttgccctgcctcctgccccgCGCGATGAGAGTTCCCCGGCGGACGCTGTGTGCCCTGGCCTTGGACTTGACCTCTGTGGCGCGTCCCGTTGCTGCCTGCGGCCGCGCAGCCAACTTGGTTGGAAGGAGCCGGGCGGCGCAACTTTGCGGGCCGGGCCGGCTCCGCGTGGCAG GTGAAGTGCACCGGTTAAGAACTTCTGATGTCTCTCAAGCCACTTTAGCCAGTGTAGCCCCGGTATTTACTGTG aCAAAATTTGACAAACAGGGAAATGTTACTTCTTTTG aaaagaagaaaactgaattaTACCAAGAGTTAGGTCTTCAAGCCAGAGATTTGAGATTTCAGCATGTAATGAGTATCACAGTCAGAAACAATAGGATTATCATGAGAATggag AAATATTCTTTACTCTTGGGATCAGTAGCCAGCATTCTTCAAAACAGTGTCTGTTTCATGGAGAGACAGACAG AGCAATGGCTGTTCCGGGAACTCCCTTCACAGTTGTCTGGAGAGGGTCAACTCGTTACATACCCTTTACCTTTTGAGTTTAGAGCTATAGAAGCACTCCTGCAATATTGG ATCAACACCCTTCAGGGGAAACTTAGCATTTTGCAGCCACTGATCCTTGAGACCTTAGACGCTTTGGTGGACCCCAAACATTCTTCTGTAGACAGAAGCAAACTGCACATTTTACTACAGAATGGCAAAAG TCTATCAGAGTTAGAAACagatattaaaattttcaaagagtCAATTTTGGAGATCTTGGATGAGGAAGAGTTGCTAGAAGAGCTCTGTCTATCAAAATGGAGCGACCCGCAAGTCTT tGAAAAGAGCAGTGCTGGGATTGACCATGCAGAAGAGATGGAGTTGCTGTTGGAAAACTACTACCGATTGGCTGACGATCTCTCCAATGCAGCTCGGGAGCTTAGGGTGCTGATTGATGATTCACAAAGTATTATTTTCATCAATCTGGACAG CCACCGTAACGTGATGATGAGGTTGAATCTACAGCTGACCATGGGAACCTTCTCTCTTTCGCTCTTTGGACTAATGGGAGTTGCTTTTGGAATGAATTTGGAATCTTCCCTTGAAGAG GACCACAGGATTTTTTGGCTGATTACAGGAATTATGTTCATGGGAAGTGGCCTTATCTGGAGGCGCCTGCTTTCATTTCTTGGACGACAGCTAGAAGCTCCATTGCCTCCTATG aTGGCTCCTTTACCTAAAAAGACTCTTCTGGCAGATAGAAGCATGGAATTGAAAAACAGCCTCAGACTGGATGGACTTGGATCAGGAAGGGGCATCCTAACAAACCGTTAG
- the MRS2 gene encoding magnesium transporter MRS2 homolog, mitochondrial isoform X1 codes for MECLRSLPCLLPRAMRVPRRTLCALALDLTSVARPVAACGRAANLVGRSRAAQLCGPGRLRVAGEVHRLRTSDVSQATLASVAPVFTVTKFDKQGNVTSFEKKKTELYQELGLQARDLRFQHVMSITVRNNRIIMRMEYLKAVITPECLLILDYRNLNLEQWLFRELPSQLSGEGQLVTYPLPFEFRAIEALLQYWINTLQGKLSILQPLILETLDALVDPKHSSVDRSKLHILLQNGKSLSELETDIKIFKESILEILDEEELLEELCLSKWSDPQVFEKSSAGIDHAEEMELLLENYYRLADDLSNAARELRVLIDDSQSIIFINLDSHRNVMMRLNLQLTMGTFSLSLFGLMGVAFGMNLESSLEEDHRIFWLITGIMFMGSGLIWRRLLSFLGRQLEAPLPPMMAPLPKKTLLADRSMELKNSLRLDGLGSGRGILTNR; via the exons ATGGAATGCCTGCGCAGTttgccctgcctcctgccccgCGCGATGAGAGTTCCCCGGCGGACGCTGTGTGCCCTGGCCTTGGACTTGACCTCTGTGGCGCGTCCCGTTGCTGCCTGCGGCCGCGCAGCCAACTTGGTTGGAAGGAGCCGGGCGGCGCAACTTTGCGGGCCGGGCCGGCTCCGCGTGGCAG GTGAAGTGCACCGGTTAAGAACTTCTGATGTCTCTCAAGCCACTTTAGCCAGTGTAGCCCCGGTATTTACTGTG aCAAAATTTGACAAACAGGGAAATGTTACTTCTTTTG aaaagaagaaaactgaattaTACCAAGAGTTAGGTCTTCAAGCCAGAGATTTGAGATTTCAGCATGTAATGAGTATCACAGTCAGAAACAATAGGATTATCATGAGAATggag tatttGAAAGCTGTGATAACTCCGGAGTGTCTTCTGATATTAGATTATCGTAATTTAAACTTAGAGCAATGGCTGTTCCGGGAACTCCCTTCACAGTTGTCTGGAGAGGGTCAACTCGTTACATACCCTTTACCTTTTGAGTTTAGAGCTATAGAAGCACTCCTGCAATATTGG ATCAACACCCTTCAGGGGAAACTTAGCATTTTGCAGCCACTGATCCTTGAGACCTTAGACGCTTTGGTGGACCCCAAACATTCTTCTGTAGACAGAAGCAAACTGCACATTTTACTACAGAATGGCAAAAG TCTATCAGAGTTAGAAACagatattaaaattttcaaagagtCAATTTTGGAGATCTTGGATGAGGAAGAGTTGCTAGAAGAGCTCTGTCTATCAAAATGGAGCGACCCGCAAGTCTT tGAAAAGAGCAGTGCTGGGATTGACCATGCAGAAGAGATGGAGTTGCTGTTGGAAAACTACTACCGATTGGCTGACGATCTCTCCAATGCAGCTCGGGAGCTTAGGGTGCTGATTGATGATTCACAAAGTATTATTTTCATCAATCTGGACAG CCACCGTAACGTGATGATGAGGTTGAATCTACAGCTGACCATGGGAACCTTCTCTCTTTCGCTCTTTGGACTAATGGGAGTTGCTTTTGGAATGAATTTGGAATCTTCCCTTGAAGAG GACCACAGGATTTTTTGGCTGATTACAGGAATTATGTTCATGGGAAGTGGCCTTATCTGGAGGCGCCTGCTTTCATTTCTTGGACGACAGCTAGAAGCTCCATTGCCTCCTATG aTGGCTCCTTTACCTAAAAAGACTCTTCTGGCAGATAGAAGCATGGAATTGAAAAACAGCCTCAGACTGGATGGACTTGGATCAGGAAGGGGCATCCTAACAAACCGTTAG